From one Streptomyces chromofuscus genomic stretch:
- a CDS encoding class I SAM-dependent methyltransferase, giving the protein MSVTSRYREAWEGFWREAPGEQGSVFWDAEPALTAGRHVALFEPHLTDPGLPMVDLGCGNGTQTRFLAGRFPRVLGVDLSAAAVDHAGQADPAGQAAYRVLDAADKTEAQALHAELGDANVYMRGVLHQCEPADRQPLVDGMATLAGGRGRVFLVELAEAAGLVLRGLAQSQDGPPAKLAPVFRHGIAPGEVADAAVPEFLTAAGLTVLASGDLPLTTTEYGPDGARIELPSKWLVAGRTG; this is encoded by the coding sequence ATGAGCGTGACGAGTCGGTACCGGGAGGCCTGGGAGGGGTTCTGGCGCGAGGCGCCCGGCGAGCAGGGCTCGGTGTTCTGGGACGCCGAGCCCGCGCTGACCGCGGGACGGCATGTGGCCCTGTTCGAACCGCACCTGACCGACCCCGGTCTGCCCATGGTCGACCTGGGCTGCGGCAACGGCACCCAGACCCGCTTCCTCGCGGGCCGCTTCCCGCGCGTGCTCGGCGTCGACCTGTCCGCGGCGGCCGTCGACCACGCCGGGCAGGCGGACCCGGCGGGACAGGCGGCGTACCGCGTGCTGGACGCCGCCGACAAGACCGAGGCGCAGGCGCTGCACGCGGAGCTCGGCGACGCCAACGTGTACATGCGCGGCGTCCTGCACCAGTGCGAGCCCGCCGACCGGCAGCCGCTGGTCGACGGGATGGCGACGCTGGCCGGGGGGCGCGGCCGGGTCTTCCTCGTCGAGCTCGCCGAGGCCGCCGGGCTCGTCCTGCGCGGCCTGGCACAGAGCCAGGACGGGCCGCCCGCCAAGCTCGCCCCGGTCTTCCGGCACGGCATCGCGCCCGGCGAGGTGGCCGACGCAGCGGTGCCCGAGTTCCTGACCGCGGCCGGGCTCACCGTGCTCGCGAGCGGGGACCTGCCGCTGACCACGACCGAGTACGGGCCCGACGGCGCCCGGATCGAGCTGCCGTCGAAGTGGCTGGTGGCGGGCCGCACCGGGTGA
- a CDS encoding phage holin family protein, translating into MDRMDHLEHLDKHLVDELAQVARETIRDELRQQTRKQRRKATLYAASGAVALYAGAAVALAVGLALAAVLPDWAAALITAAILAVVAYLLRGAARPHAPGTPHGRAEMAADRAHGAAPPVGPGNAPYPPVPSAPPTPPGRATAPTDAPGADTPGPGAPAPGPLLRPDRIDPENPHHRA; encoded by the coding sequence ATGGACCGCATGGATCATCTGGAGCACCTGGACAAGCACCTGGTGGACGAGCTGGCACAGGTCGCGCGGGAGACGATCCGCGACGAACTGCGACAGCAGACCCGCAAGCAGCGGCGCAAGGCCACGCTGTACGCCGCGTCCGGAGCCGTCGCGCTGTACGCGGGCGCGGCCGTCGCCCTGGCGGTCGGCCTGGCGCTCGCCGCCGTGCTGCCCGACTGGGCCGCCGCGCTGATCACCGCGGCGATCCTCGCCGTGGTCGCCTACCTGCTGCGCGGCGCGGCCAGGCCGCACGCCCCCGGGACGCCGCACGGGCGCGCCGAAATGGCGGCGGACCGCGCGCACGGCGCCGCCCCGCCCGTCGGCCCCGGCAACGCGCCGTACCCGCCGGTGCCGTCCGCACCGCCCACCCCGCCCGGGCGGGCCACCGCGCCGACCGACGCGCCGGGGGCGGACACGCCGGGGCCGGGCGCCCCGGCACCGGGCCCGCTGCTGCGGCCGGACCGCATCGACCCCGAGAACCCGCACCACCGGGCCTGA
- a CDS encoding M20/M25/M40 family metallo-hydrolase, with the protein MADQRALDEVVEFTSGLIRIDTTNRGGGDCQERPAAEYAAERLAEAGLEPTLLERTKGRTNVVARIEGTDPGADALLVHGHLDVVPAEAADWSVHPFSGEVRDGVVWGRGAVDMKNMDAMILAVVRSWAREGVRPRRDLVIAFTADEEASAEDGSGFLADRHAALFEGCTEGISESGAFTFHDGAGREIYPIAAGERGTGWLRLTARGRAGHGSKVNRENAVTRLAAAVARIGAHEWPLRLTPTVRAALTELAALYGIDTDLSDVDRLLEKLGPAAKLVEATVRNSANPTMLDAGYKINVIPGEAVAHVDGRYLPGGEEEFRDTLDLLTGPDVDWEFEHREVALQAPLDSPTYARMRAAVEEFAPEGHVVPYCMSGGTDAKQFSRLGITGYGFAPLKLPEGLDYQALFHGVDERVPVEALHFGVRVLDRFLRDA; encoded by the coding sequence ATGGCTGACCAGCGCGCGCTCGACGAGGTCGTGGAGTTCACCTCCGGCCTCATCCGCATCGACACCACCAACCGGGGCGGCGGCGACTGCCAGGAGCGGCCGGCCGCCGAGTACGCGGCCGAGCGGCTGGCCGAGGCGGGCCTGGAGCCCACGCTCCTGGAGCGCACCAAGGGACGGACCAACGTGGTCGCCCGCATCGAGGGCACGGATCCGGGAGCCGATGCCCTGCTCGTCCACGGCCACTTGGACGTCGTGCCCGCCGAGGCCGCCGACTGGAGCGTGCACCCGTTCTCCGGAGAGGTCCGCGACGGTGTCGTCTGGGGCCGGGGCGCGGTCGACATGAAGAACATGGACGCGATGATCCTGGCCGTCGTACGGTCCTGGGCCCGCGAGGGCGTACGGCCCCGGCGGGACCTCGTCATCGCGTTCACCGCGGACGAGGAGGCCAGCGCCGAGGACGGCTCCGGCTTCCTCGCCGACCGGCACGCCGCGCTGTTCGAGGGGTGCACGGAAGGCATCAGCGAGTCCGGGGCGTTCACCTTCCACGACGGCGCGGGCCGGGAGATCTACCCGATCGCGGCCGGGGAGCGCGGCACGGGCTGGCTGAGGCTCACCGCGCGCGGTCGCGCCGGGCACGGCTCCAAGGTCAACCGGGAGAACGCGGTGACCCGACTGGCCGCCGCCGTCGCGCGGATCGGCGCGCACGAGTGGCCGCTCAGGCTCACCCCGACCGTACGGGCGGCGCTCACCGAACTCGCCGCGCTGTACGGCATCGACACCGACCTGAGCGACGTCGACCGGCTGCTGGAGAAGCTGGGCCCGGCCGCCAAGCTCGTCGAGGCCACCGTCCGCAACAGCGCCAACCCGACCATGCTGGACGCCGGTTACAAGATCAACGTCATCCCGGGCGAGGCCGTGGCCCACGTCGACGGGCGCTACCTGCCGGGCGGCGAGGAGGAGTTCCGGGACACCCTCGACCTCCTCACCGGGCCGGACGTGGACTGGGAGTTCGAGCACCGCGAGGTGGCGCTGCAGGCGCCGCTGGACTCGCCGACGTACGCCAGGATGCGGGCGGCCGTCGAGGAGTTCGCGCCCGAGGGGCACGTCGTGCCGTACTGCATGTCGGGCGGCACCGACGCCAAGCAGTTCTCCCGGCTCGGGATCACCGGCTACGGATTCGCGCCGCTGAAGCTGCCCGAGGGCCTCGACTACCAGGCCCTCTTCCACGGCGTCGACGAGCGGGTGCCCGTCGAGGCACTGCACTTCGGCGTCCGCGTCCTCGACCGTTTCCTGCGGGACGCCTGA
- a CDS encoding S66 peptidase family protein, whose product MRELVRPPRLAPGARVAVVAPSGPVPEERLQNGLDVLRGWDLDPVVAPHVLDRHGEFPYLAGTDADRAADFQDAWCDPSVAAVLCARGGYGAQRMVDLLDWEALRAAGPKVLVGFSDVTALHEAFATRLGLVTLHGPMAAGVDFIKNARAQEHLKATLFAPETVRTIASGGAALVPGRARGVLLGGCLSLLAAELGTPHARAGAQGGLLCLEDVGEETYRLDRCLTQLLRAGVLDGVRGVLLGSWERCGPYDRVRALLAERLGGLGVPVVEEFGFGHCEGALTIPFGVAGELDADAGTLTLDAPALR is encoded by the coding sequence GTGAGAGAGCTGGTACGACCGCCCCGGCTGGCCCCCGGGGCGCGGGTGGCCGTCGTCGCGCCGAGCGGTCCGGTGCCCGAGGAACGGCTGCAGAACGGGCTCGACGTGCTGCGCGGCTGGGACCTCGACCCGGTGGTGGCACCCCATGTGCTGGACCGGCACGGCGAGTTCCCCTACCTGGCGGGCACGGACGCCGACCGGGCCGCCGACTTCCAGGACGCCTGGTGCGACCCGTCGGTGGCCGCCGTGCTGTGCGCCCGTGGCGGGTACGGGGCGCAGCGGATGGTGGACCTGCTCGACTGGGAGGCGCTGCGGGCGGCTGGACCGAAGGTGCTGGTCGGCTTCAGTGACGTCACCGCCCTGCACGAGGCCTTCGCCACCCGGCTCGGCCTGGTCACCCTGCACGGGCCGATGGCGGCCGGGGTCGACTTCATCAAGAACGCGCGGGCCCAGGAGCACCTGAAGGCCACGCTGTTCGCGCCGGAGACGGTCCGCACGATCGCCTCCGGCGGTGCCGCGCTGGTTCCCGGTCGGGCGCGGGGCGTCCTCCTCGGCGGCTGTCTGAGCCTGCTCGCCGCCGAACTGGGCACCCCGCACGCCCGGGCCGGCGCACAGGGCGGACTGCTCTGCCTGGAGGACGTGGGGGAGGAGACGTACCGGCTGGACCGCTGCCTCACCCAGCTCCTGCGCGCGGGCGTGCTCGACGGGGTGCGCGGGGTGCTGCTCGGGTCGTGGGAGCGGTGCGGTCCCTACGACCGGGTGCGCGCCCTGCTCGCCGAGCGGCTGGGCGGGCTCGGGGTGCCGGTCGTGGAGGAGTTCGGGTTCGGCCACTGTGAGGGGGCGCTGACGATTCCGTTCGGAGTCGCGGGCGAACTCGACGCGGACGCGGGCACCCTGACCCTGGACGCGCCGGCCCTGCGGTGA
- a CDS encoding LLM class F420-dependent oxidoreductase translates to MPEYGCFLSCEEFGPAELVEQARMAEQAGFESLWISDHYHPWNDAQGQSPFVWSVIGAISQAVSLPVETAVTCPTVRIHPAVVAQAAATSAVLTNGRFRLGVGTGEALNEHILGHTWPPASVRMDMLEEAVQVMRKLFTGDEISHYGTHYTVENARLYTVPDEPVPIDISGFGPKATALAARVGDGYITMTPEQSMVEQFRKGGGGGKPVSGGTKVCYGTDRDEAVRTVRRLWSNELLPGEMGQVLPSPRHFEQLQPLVTEDMIRENTVCGDDVDEHVRALGAFAEAGFDRIYVNQIGPDQRAFFDFYRAKVLPQLQQSR, encoded by the coding sequence ATGCCCGAGTACGGCTGTTTCCTGTCCTGTGAGGAGTTCGGCCCCGCGGAGTTGGTGGAGCAGGCGCGGATGGCCGAGCAGGCCGGATTCGAGTCCCTGTGGATCTCGGACCACTACCACCCGTGGAACGACGCCCAGGGGCAGAGCCCGTTCGTGTGGTCGGTGATCGGCGCGATCTCCCAGGCGGTGTCCCTGCCGGTCGAGACGGCGGTGACCTGCCCGACGGTCCGCATCCACCCGGCGGTGGTGGCGCAGGCCGCCGCGACCAGCGCGGTGCTGACCAACGGGCGGTTCCGCCTGGGCGTGGGCACGGGCGAGGCGCTCAACGAGCACATCCTCGGCCACACCTGGCCGCCCGCCTCCGTCCGGATGGACATGCTGGAGGAGGCCGTCCAGGTGATGCGCAAGCTGTTCACGGGCGACGAGATCAGCCACTACGGGACGCACTACACGGTGGAGAACGCCCGCCTGTACACGGTCCCCGACGAGCCCGTCCCGATCGACATCTCCGGCTTCGGCCCGAAGGCGACGGCCCTCGCGGCGCGCGTGGGCGACGGCTACATCACGATGACGCCGGAGCAGTCGATGGTGGAGCAGTTCCGCAAGGGCGGCGGGGGCGGGAAGCCGGTGAGCGGCGGGACGAAGGTCTGCTACGGCACCGACCGCGACGAGGCGGTCCGCACGGTCCGCCGACTGTGGTCGAACGAGCTGCTGCCCGGCGAGATGGGTCAGGTCCTGCCCTCGCCGCGCCACTTCGAGCAGCTCCAGCCGCTGGTCACCGAGGACATGATCCGGGAGAACACGGTCTGCGGCGACGACGTCGACGAGCACGTGCGCGCGCTCGGCGCGTTCGCCGAGGCGGGCTTCGACCGGATCTACGTCAACCAGATCGGCCCGGACCAGCGCGCCTTCTTCGACTTCTACCGCGCGAAGGTGCTGCCCCAACTCCAGCAGAGCCGCTGA
- a CDS encoding S9 family peptidase gives MGENVHTLPYGSWPSPIAAELAAAHDGHPEFVGFVGDEAWWTEPRPTEGGRRTLVRRHADGTEESVLPAPWNVRSRVIEYGGQPWAGTLVDGRPVVVFVHFADQRLYRYEEGGEPRPLTPVSPVGGGLRWVDPQLRVERGEVWCVLEEFTGDGPTDVRRVLAAVPLDGSAAEDRAAVRELAGERHRFVTGPRLSPDGRRAAWLAWDHPRMPWDGTELVLADVTDDGTLTAPRTVAGGPEEAVAQAEFDAGGALLYVSDRTGWWNLYRDGEPLCPREEEFGGPLWRIGHRWFAPLDSGLVAVVHGRGATALGILDPETGEVVDAAGPWTEFAPALAVHGERVVAVGASPRSAYEVVELDARTGRARVIGAEHDDVVDPAYYPEPQIRTFTGPAGREIHAHVYPPHHPGCTPPGAELPPYVVWAHGGPTSRAPLVLDLQIAYFTSRGIGVAEVNYGGSTGYGREYRERLREQWGVVDVEDCAAVALALAEEGTADPGRLAVRGGSAGGWTTAASLTMTDVYACGTIIYPILDLTGWATGETHDFESQYLESLVGPLAEVPGRYAQRSPAEHADRITAPFLLLQGLDDVICPPSQCERFLDRMEGRRVPHAYIAFEGEGHGFRRADTMIRALEAELSLYAQVFGLNPPGVPTLELTK, from the coding sequence ATGGGGGAGAACGTGCACACCCTGCCGTACGGTTCCTGGCCGTCGCCCATCGCTGCGGAGCTCGCCGCCGCGCACGACGGGCACCCGGAGTTCGTGGGCTTCGTCGGCGACGAGGCGTGGTGGACCGAGCCACGGCCCACCGAGGGCGGCCGGCGCACGCTGGTGCGGCGGCACGCCGACGGCACGGAGGAGTCCGTGCTGCCCGCGCCGTGGAACGTGCGCAGCCGGGTCATCGAGTACGGCGGACAGCCCTGGGCCGGCACCCTCGTCGACGGGCGCCCCGTGGTGGTGTTCGTGCACTTCGCCGACCAGCGGCTGTACCGGTACGAGGAGGGCGGCGAGCCGCGTCCGCTGACCCCCGTGTCGCCGGTGGGCGGCGGGCTGCGGTGGGTCGATCCGCAGCTGCGCGTGGAGCGCGGCGAGGTGTGGTGCGTGCTGGAGGAGTTCACCGGCGACGGACCCACCGACGTGCGGCGCGTCCTGGCGGCCGTGCCGCTGGACGGCTCCGCCGCCGAGGACCGGGCCGCCGTACGCGAACTCGCCGGTGAGCGGCACCGTTTCGTCACCGGCCCCCGTCTCTCGCCCGACGGGCGGCGCGCGGCGTGGCTCGCCTGGGACCACCCGCGCATGCCGTGGGACGGTACGGAACTGGTGCTCGCCGACGTGACGGACGACGGCACGCTGACCGCGCCCCGCACGGTCGCCGGCGGCCCCGAGGAAGCCGTAGCGCAGGCGGAGTTCGACGCCGGCGGCGCCCTGCTGTACGTCAGCGACCGCACCGGCTGGTGGAACCTCTACCGCGACGGCGAACCGCTGTGCCCGCGCGAGGAGGAGTTCGGCGGGCCGCTGTGGCGCATCGGCCACCGCTGGTTCGCGCCGCTGGACAGCGGACTCGTCGCCGTCGTGCACGGCCGCGGCGCCACCGCCCTGGGCATACTCGACCCGGAGACCGGCGAGGTCGTCGACGCGGCCGGCCCCTGGACCGAGTTCGCACCCGCCCTCGCGGTGCACGGCGAGCGGGTCGTCGCCGTCGGCGCCAGCCCGCGCAGCGCCTACGAGGTCGTCGAACTGGACGCCCGCACCGGCCGGGCCCGGGTGATCGGCGCCGAGCACGACGACGTGGTGGACCCGGCGTACTATCCCGAACCGCAGATCCGCACCTTCACCGGACCCGCCGGACGCGAGATCCACGCGCACGTCTACCCGCCGCACCACCCCGGCTGCACCCCGCCCGGCGCCGAGCTGCCGCCGTACGTCGTCTGGGCGCACGGCGGGCCCACCAGCCGCGCCCCGCTCGTGTTGGACCTCCAGATCGCCTACTTCACCTCGCGCGGCATCGGGGTCGCCGAGGTCAACTACGGCGGCTCGACCGGCTACGGACGGGAGTACCGGGAGCGGCTGCGCGAACAGTGGGGCGTCGTCGACGTCGAGGACTGCGCGGCCGTCGCGCTGGCCCTCGCCGAGGAGGGCACCGCCGACCCCGGCCGGCTCGCGGTGCGCGGCGGCAGCGCGGGCGGCTGGACCACGGCCGCGTCGCTCACCATGACCGACGTGTACGCCTGCGGCACGATCATCTACCCGATCCTCGACCTCACCGGCTGGGCGACGGGGGAGACCCACGACTTCGAGTCGCAGTACCTGGAGAGCCTGGTCGGACCGCTCGCCGAGGTGCCCGGGCGGTACGCGCAGCGCTCGCCCGCCGAGCACGCCGACCGGATCACCGCGCCGTTCCTGCTGCTCCAGGGCCTGGACGACGTGATCTGCCCGCCCTCCCAGTGCGAGCGGTTCCTCGACCGGATGGAGGGGCGGCGCGTGCCGCACGCGTACATCGCGTTCGAGGGCGAGGGGCACGGGTTCCGGCGGGCGGACACCATGATCCGTGCGCTGGAGGCGGAACTCTCCCTGTACGCCCAGGTGTTCGGGCTCAATCCGCCCGGGGTGCCGACGCTGGAGCTGACCAAGTGA
- a CDS encoding GNAT family N-acetyltransferase → MPHIASRYLAQGPRVGIRHFTHEDGAEFTARVRESKDLHQPWLFPPDTAEDYIHYAGRLIKDPTKAGFLVCERDTGALAGYININNIVRGAFQSGALGYGAFAHAAGRGLMREGLNLVIDHAFGPLRLHRLEINVQPGNAASIALARACGFRLEGFSPNMLFIDGAWRDHERWALTAEMRHGS, encoded by the coding sequence ATGCCGCACATCGCGTCCCGTTACCTGGCGCAGGGCCCCCGCGTGGGCATACGCCACTTCACCCACGAGGACGGCGCGGAGTTCACCGCGCGGGTCCGCGAGAGCAAGGACCTGCACCAGCCGTGGCTCTTCCCGCCGGACACCGCCGAGGACTACATCCACTACGCGGGCCGGCTGATCAAGGACCCGACGAAGGCCGGGTTCCTGGTCTGCGAGAGGGACACGGGCGCCCTCGCCGGATACATCAACATCAACAACATCGTCCGCGGCGCGTTCCAGAGCGGTGCTCTCGGATACGGCGCCTTCGCGCACGCCGCCGGGCGGGGCCTGATGCGCGAAGGGCTGAACCTGGTGATCGACCACGCCTTCGGGCCGCTGCGGCTGCACCGGCTGGAGATCAACGTGCAGCCCGGCAACGCCGCGTCCATCGCCCTGGCCCGCGCCTGCGGGTTCCGCCTGGAGGGCTTCTCGCCGAACATGCTCTTCATCGACGGCGCCTGGCGGGACCACGAACGCTGGGCGCTCACCGCCGAGATGCGCCACGGCAGTTGA
- a CDS encoding ATP-binding SpoIIE family protein phosphatase, whose product MDRGTDRGAPPSHLAGSTVPTGRVPLAVVVVDREGLVSHWSTGARRLFGTARESAIGRPAGDLLPVSGALPAEQEQSPYGPYGAHDGPGPDLGVSLDGGLSYPAAGSARVTVPDGGRVDVLWWAYPLVGPGAERLLVLAADAAALRPHETDEDAAVERIAPAFALHTDFPGADELARRLPEILPSMSVEESARIVGQVLELGYPILEFSQNDRVPVTPDWGVPRRAERKARRARLVRAVANGEPVPEELRDEAEDLEYVAVRERLEFLNEVSGRIGTSLDLARTIVEVSKAVVPRFTDVAGTYLREQVVAGEGFPDGVPDTTTMWHRVALEHTDEPGRWDDVVPVGEAMPFPAHTPFFQCMTTGEPVLVPRISEQMGHAIASQFEKRDIRPLITGRSMLVVPLKARHVVLGFMILLRHPERAEFNDMDKVTGAELAARAGLVLDNARMYTFQESVAETLQDSMLPHIPPRMAGCDIATRYLPGTMLGRVGGDWFDSVKLPGARTAFVVGDVMGHGLNSAAMMGQLRTAVQTMAALDLPPAQLLRNLDDLAQRLGDGYLATCLYAVYDPIASELHLANAGHIPPVLVRAADGRSELLDLPTGAPIGVGGVPFEAVRVRVEPGDRLVMCTDGLVEMRGEDIGVGLATLCESAAHPAASMDDACDTIIRALNTRGGRKDDVALLMARLGGIEPDDVAEWRFAADPAEVGRARAVVREQLHAWGLPKLADNAELMVSELVTNAVRHSYRGPVELRLVRGDTLLCEVDDDEHDLPTLLSAGPGDETGRGLRVVSTLAREWGASRRGAGKTVWFELTLPRR is encoded by the coding sequence ATGGACCGTGGCACCGACCGGGGAGCACCTCCCAGCCACCTGGCCGGGAGCACCGTGCCGACGGGACGTGTCCCGCTGGCCGTGGTCGTGGTGGACCGCGAGGGCCTGGTCTCCCACTGGAGCACCGGCGCGCGGCGGCTGTTCGGCACCGCCAGGGAGTCCGCGATCGGCCGCCCGGCCGGCGACCTGCTGCCCGTCTCCGGCGCACTGCCCGCGGAGCAGGAGCAGTCCCCGTACGGGCCTTACGGGGCGCACGACGGTCCCGGCCCGGACCTGGGGGTCTCGCTCGACGGCGGGCTGTCCTACCCGGCCGCGGGCAGCGCCCGCGTCACGGTGCCCGACGGCGGCCGGGTCGACGTCCTGTGGTGGGCGTATCCGCTGGTGGGACCCGGCGCGGAGCGGCTGCTGGTACTCGCCGCCGACGCGGCCGCGCTGCGCCCGCACGAGACGGACGAGGACGCCGCCGTCGAGCGGATCGCGCCCGCCTTCGCCCTGCACACCGACTTCCCCGGCGCCGACGAACTGGCCCGCAGGCTCCCCGAGATCCTGCCCAGCATGAGCGTCGAGGAGAGCGCCCGCATCGTCGGGCAGGTCCTCGAACTCGGCTACCCGATCCTGGAGTTCAGTCAGAACGACCGTGTGCCGGTCACCCCGGACTGGGGCGTGCCCCGGCGTGCCGAGCGCAAGGCGCGGCGCGCCCGGCTCGTCCGGGCCGTGGCCAACGGTGAGCCCGTGCCGGAGGAACTGCGGGACGAGGCCGAGGACCTCGAGTACGTGGCCGTGCGGGAGCGCCTGGAGTTCCTCAACGAGGTCAGCGGGAGGATCGGCACCTCGCTCGATCTGGCACGGACGATCGTCGAGGTCAGCAAGGCGGTCGTACCGCGCTTCACCGACGTCGCCGGCACCTATCTGCGCGAGCAGGTCGTGGCCGGCGAGGGCTTCCCGGACGGAGTGCCGGACACGACCACCATGTGGCACCGGGTGGCCCTCGAGCACACCGACGAACCCGGCCGCTGGGACGACGTGGTCCCGGTCGGCGAGGCCATGCCGTTCCCGGCGCACACGCCGTTCTTCCAGTGCATGACCACCGGCGAGCCCGTCCTCGTGCCCCGGATCAGCGAGCAGATGGGCCACGCCATCGCCTCGCAGTTCGAAAAGCGCGACATCCGGCCGCTGATCACGGGCCGCAGCATGCTCGTCGTCCCGCTGAAGGCGCGTCATGTGGTGCTCGGCTTCATGATCCTGCTGCGGCATCCGGAGCGCGCCGAGTTCAACGACATGGACAAGGTCACCGGCGCCGAACTCGCCGCCCGCGCGGGCCTCGTGCTGGACAACGCGCGCATGTACACCTTCCAGGAGAGCGTCGCCGAGACCCTCCAGGACAGCATGCTGCCGCACATCCCGCCGCGCATGGCGGGCTGCGACATCGCCACCCGCTACCTGCCCGGCACCATGCTGGGACGCGTCGGCGGCGACTGGTTCGACTCCGTCAAGCTGCCCGGCGCGCGCACCGCGTTCGTCGTCGGCGACGTCATGGGCCACGGCCTGAACTCGGCGGCCATGATGGGCCAACTGCGCACGGCCGTGCAGACCATGGCCGCCCTCGACCTGCCGCCCGCCCAGCTGCTGCGCAACCTCGACGACCTCGCCCAGCGGCTCGGCGACGGCTACCTCGCGACCTGCCTGTACGCCGTGTACGACCCGATCGCGAGCGAGCTGCACCTCGCCAACGCCGGTCACATCCCGCCCGTGCTGGTGCGCGCCGCCGACGGGCGCAGCGAACTGCTCGACCTGCCCACCGGGGCGCCCATCGGCGTCGGCGGGGTCCCGTTCGAGGCGGTACGCGTGCGCGTGGAGCCCGGTGACCGGCTCGTGATGTGCACCGACGGGCTGGTCGAGATGCGCGGCGAGGACATCGGTGTCGGACTGGCCACGCTGTGCGAGTCGGCCGCGCACCCCGCCGCGTCCATGGACGACGCCTGCGACACGATCATCCGCGCCCTCAACACCCGCGGCGGCCGCAAGGACGACGTCGCCCTGCTGATGGCCCGCCTGGGCGGCATCGAGCCCGACGACGTCGCCGAGTGGCGGTTCGCCGCGGACCCGGCCGAGGTGGGCCGGGCGCGCGCGGTGGTCCGTGAGCAGCTGCACGCGTGGGGCCTGCCGAAGCTCGCGGACAACGCCGAGCTGATGGTCAGCGAGCTGGTCACCAACGCCGTACGGCACTCCTACCGCGGGCCGGTCGAGCTGCGCCTGGTGCGCGGCGACACACTGCTGTGCGAGGTGGACGACGACGAACACGACCTGCCGACGCTGCTCAGCGCCGGGCCCGGCGACGAGACCGGGCGCGGACTGCGGGTCGTCAGCACCCTCGCGCGCGAGTGGGGTGCCAGCCGCAGGGGAGCGGGCAAGACCGTCTGGTTCGAACTCACGCTGCCGCGCCGCTGA
- a CDS encoding M55 family metallopeptidase has protein sequence MKILISADMEGATGVTWPADVLPGTAQWERCRSMFTSDVNAAALGFYDGGADEVLVNEAHWTMRNLLLEHLDERVQMLTGRHKSLSMVEGVQHGDVDGIAFVGYHAGAGAEGVLAHTYLANSITGVWLNGVRASEGLLNAHVVAEYGVPVVLVTGDDVACEDALGYAPEALKVAVKDHVSRYAAVCRTPARTAADIRAAAKEAAALAVRHEPVASGPYTVAVEFDAEHLAMAATVVPGVERTGERKVAYTCATMYEGIRTFKAVTTVVSAAVEEQYG, from the coding sequence ATGAAGATCCTCATCAGCGCCGACATGGAGGGCGCCACCGGCGTCACCTGGCCGGCCGACGTGCTGCCCGGGACAGCCCAGTGGGAGCGCTGCAGGTCCATGTTCACCTCGGACGTGAACGCCGCCGCGCTCGGCTTCTACGACGGCGGCGCCGACGAGGTGCTCGTCAACGAGGCGCACTGGACGATGCGCAACCTGCTGCTGGAGCACCTGGACGAGCGGGTGCAGATGCTCACCGGGCGGCACAAGTCGCTGTCGATGGTCGAGGGCGTGCAGCACGGCGACGTGGACGGCATCGCGTTCGTCGGCTACCACGCGGGTGCGGGCGCGGAGGGCGTCCTCGCGCACACGTACCTGGCCAACTCCATCACCGGCGTGTGGCTGAACGGCGTACGGGCCAGCGAAGGGCTGCTGAACGCGCACGTCGTCGCCGAGTACGGGGTGCCCGTGGTGCTGGTGACGGGCGACGACGTGGCGTGCGAGGACGCGCTCGGGTACGCGCCCGAGGCGCTGAAGGTCGCCGTCAAGGACCATGTGTCGCGGTACGCCGCCGTGTGCCGGACGCCGGCCAGGACCGCAGCCGACATCCGCGCCGCCGCCAAGGAGGCGGCGGCGCTGGCGGTGCGCCACGAGCCGGTCGCGTCCGGCCCGTACACCGTCGCGGTCGAGTTCGACGCCGAGCATCTCGCCATGGCGGCGACCGTGGTGCCGGGCGTCGAACGGACCGGGGAGCGGAAGGTGGCGTACACCTGCGCGACCATGTACGAGGGGATCCGCACCTTCAAGGCGGTCACCACCGTCGTCTCGGCTGCCGTGGAGGAGCAGTATGGCTGA